From one Macaca nemestrina isolate mMacNem1 chromosome 5, mMacNem.hap1, whole genome shotgun sequence genomic stretch:
- the LOC105498641 gene encoding mediator of DNA damage checkpoint protein 1 isoform X2 → MKTRRRWATRQPTEIMEDTQAIDWDVEEEEETEQSSESLRCNVEPVGRLHIFSGAHGPEKDFPLHLGKNVVGRMPDCSVALPFPSISKQHAEIEILAWDKAPILRDCGSLNGTQILRPPKVLSPGVSHRLRDQELILFADLLCQYHRLDVSLPFVSRGPLTVEETPRVQGGTQPQRLLLAEDSEEEVDFLSERHVVKKSRTTSSPVAMIVPESDEEGHSPVLGGPGPPFAFNLNSDTDAEEGQQSATEEASSAARRGATIEAEQSEAEVVTEIQLEKDQPSVKERDNDTKVKRGAGNGVVPAGMILERSQPPGEDSDTDVDDDSRPPGRPAEVHLERAQPFGFIDSDTDAEEEGIPATPVVVPMKKRKIFHGVGTRGPGAPGLSHLQESQAGSDTDVEEGKAPQAVPLEKSQASMVINSDTDDEEEVSAALTLARLKESQPAVWNRDAEEDMAHHAVLLQRSQTTTGRDSDTDVEEEELPVENKQTVPKAHTKIRALVRAHSEKDQPPFGDSDDSVEADKSSPGIHLERSQASITVDINTQVEEEVPPGSAIVHMKKHQVSMEGTNQTDVKADGGPAKLLVVSLEEASPPHGDCEIDAEEGTSLAASAVADVRKSQLPAEGDAGAEWTAACLKQERAYEVGAQGGSPVAQVEQDLPTSRENLTDLVVDTDTPGESTQPQREGAQVPTGREREQHVGRTKDSEDNCDDSEDPDLQATQCFLENQGLEVQSMEDEPTQAFMLTPPQELGPSHCSFQTTGTLDEPWEVLATQPFCLRESEDSETQPFDTHLEAYGPCLSPPRAIPGDQHPESPVHTEPMGIQGRGRQTVDKGMGIPKETAERVGPERGPLERETEKLLPERQTDVTGEEELTRGIQDREQKQLLARDTQRQESDKNGESASPERDRESLKVEIETSKEIQEKQVQKQTLPSKAFEREVERPVADRECEPAELEEKVPKVILERDAQRGEPKGGSQDQKGQASSPTPEPGVGAGDLPGPTSAPVPSGSQSGGRGSPVSPRRHQKGLLNCKMPPTEKASRIGAAEKASRGDQESPDACLPPTVPEASAPPQKPLNSQSQKHLAPQPLLSPLSPSIEPTIRKTGQDRSQEAPETPLSSELEPFHPKPKIITRKSSRMTPFPATSAAPEPHPSTSTAQPVTPKPTSQATRSRTNRSSVKTPEPVVPTVPELQPSTSTDQPVTSEPTSQATRGRKNRSSVKTPEAVVPTALELHPSNSTDQPVTPKPTSQATRSRTNRSSVKTPEAVVPTALELHPSNSTDQPVTPKPTSEAIRSRTNRSSVKTPEPVVPTVPELQPSTSTDQPVASEPTSQATRGRKNRSSVKTPEAVVPTALELHPSNSTDQPVTPKPTSRTTRSRTNMSSVKTPESTVPIAPELPPSTSTEQPVITEPTYQPTRGRKNRSSVKTPETVVATAPKLQSSTSTDQPITPEPTSQATRGRTNRSSVKSPETVLRTAPELQPSTSTHQPVTAKHTSQATRGRTNRSSVKTPEPVVSTAPELQPSTSTHQPITPEPTSQATRGRTDRTSVKTPKIVVPTVPELQASTSTDQPVTSEPTSRTTRGRKNRSSVKTPETVVSTAPEPRPTTSTDQPVTPKPTSRATRGRTNRSSVKTPELIVPIAPEFHPSTSRSQLVTPEPTSRATRGRKNRSSVKTPEPAVPTAPELHPTTSTDQPVTPKPTSRATRGRTNRSSVKTPEPVEPAASDLEPFTPTDQPVTPEVIPQGSQSKTLRSSTVSAMLIPTTPEFQSPVTTDQPISPEPIPQASCIKRQRATGNPGSLTAPIDHKPCSAPLEPKSRPSRNQRWGAVRADESLTAIPEPASPQLLDIPTHASQIQKVEPAGRSRFTPELQPKASQSRKRSLAIMDSPPHQKQPQRGEVSQKTVIIKEEEEDTAEKPGKEEDVMTPKPGKRKRDQAEEEPNRIPNRSLRRTKLNQESTAPKVLFTGVVDAQGERAVLALGGSLAGSAAEASHLVTDRIRRTVKFLCALGRGIPILSLDWLHQSRKAGCFLPPDEYVVTDPEQEKNFGFSLQDALSRARERRLLEGYEIYVTPGVQPPPPQMGEIISCCGGTYLPSMPRSYKPQRVVITCPQDFPRCSVPLRVGLPLLSPEFLLTGVLKQEAKPEAFVLSPLEMSST, encoded by the exons ATGAAGACACGGAGACGTTGGGCCACAAGGCAACCCACTGAG ATCATGGAGGACACCCAGGCTATTGACTGGGATgttgaagaagaggaggagacagagcAATCCAGTGAATCCTTGAGGTGTAATGTGGAGCCAGTAGGGCGGCTACATATCTTTAGTGGTGCCCATGGACCAGAAAAAG ATTTCCCACTACACCTCGGGAAGAATGTGGTAGGCCGAATGCCTGACTGCTCTGTGGCCCTGCCCTTTCCATCTATCTCCAAACAACATGCAGAGATTGAAATCTTAGCCTGGGACAAGGCACCTATCCTCCGAGACTGTGGGAGCCTTAATGGTACTCAAATCCTGAGACCTCCTAAGGTTTTGAGCCCTGGGGTGAGTCACCGTCTGAGGGACCAGGAATTGATTCTCTTTGCTGACTTGCTCTGCCAGTACCATCGCCTGGATGTCTCTCTGCCCTTTGTCTCCCGGGGCCCTCTGACTGTAGAAGAGACACCCAGGGTACAGGGAGGAACTCAACCCCAGAGGCTTCTGTTAGCTGAGGACTCAGAGGAGGAAGTAG attttctttctgaaagGCATGTGGTAAAAAAATCAAGGACCACATCTTCCCCCGTGGCAATGATAGTTCCAGAGAG TGATGAAGAGGGGCATTCCCCTGTCCTAGGTGGCCCTGGGCCGCCTTTTGCCTTCAATTTGAACAGTGACACAGATGCGGAAGAAGGTCAGCAATCAGCCACAGAGGAGGCCTCCTCAGCTGCCAGAAGAGGTGCCACTATAGAGGCAGAGCAGTCTGAAGCTGAAGTTGTAACTGAAATCCAGCTTGAAAAGGATCAGCCTTCAGTGAAGGAGAGGGACAATGACACAAAAGTCAAGAGGGGTGCAGGGAATGGGGTGGTTCCAGCTGGGATGATTCTGGAGAGGAGCCAACCTCCTGGAGAGGACAGTGACACAGATGTGGATGATGACAGCAGGCCTCCTGGAAGGCCAGCTGAGGTCCATTTGGAAAGGGCTCAGCCTTTTGGCTTCATCGACAGCGACACCGATGCGGAAGAAGAGGGGATTCCAGCAACCCCAGTTGTCGTTCCTATGAAGAAGAGGAAGATCTTTCATGGAGTTGGTACAAGGGGTCCTGGAGCACCAGGCCTGTCCCATCTGCAGGAGAGCCAGGCTGGTAGTGATACAGATGTGGAGGAAGGCAAGGCCCCACAGGCTGTCCCTCTGGAGAAAAGCCAAGCTTCCATGGTTATCAACAGTGATACAGATGATGAGGAAGAAGTCTCAGCAGCGCTGACTTTGGCACGTCTGAAAGAGAGCCAGCCTGCTGTATGGAACAGAGATGCAGAAGAGGACATGGCCCACCATGCGGTCCTTCTCCAGCGAAGCCAAACCACCACTGGGAGAGACAGTGACACagatgtggaggaggaagagctcCCAGTGGAAAATAAACAAACTGTCCCCAAGGCTCACACAAAGATTAGAGCCCTTGTTAGAGCACATTCAGAAAAGGACCAACCTCCTTTTGGGGACAGTGATGACAGTGTGGAAGCAGATAAGAGCTCACCTGGGATCCACCTGGAAAGAAGCCAAGCCTCCATCACAGTGGACATCAACACACAAGTGGAGGAGGAAGTCCCGCCAGGGTCAGCCATTGTACATATGAAGAAGCATCAGGTGTCTATGGAGGGGACAAATCAAACAGATGTGAAAGCAGACGGGGGACCAGCAAAGCTGCTTGTGGTATCTCTAGAGGAAGCCTCGCCTCCACATGGGGACTGTGAAATAGATGCAGAGGAGGGCACCTCCTTAGCAGCCTCAGCAGTTGCAGATGTAAGAAAGAGCCAGCTTCCAGCAGAAGGGGATGCTGGGGCAGAGTGGACTGCAGCTTGTCTTAAGCAGGAGAGAGCTTATGAGGTGGGGGCCCAGGGTGGGTCACCTGTGGCACAAGTGGAGCAGGACCTCCCTACCTCAAGAGAGAACCTCACAGATCTGGTGGTGGACACAGACACTCCAGGGGAATCCACCCAGCCACAGAGAGAGGGAGCCCAGGTCCCcacaggaagggaaagagaacaaCATGTGGGTAGGACCAAGGACTCTGAAGACAACTGTGATG ATTCTGAAGATCCGGACCTACAAGCTACCCAATGCTTTCTGGAAAATCAGGGCCTGGAAG TCCAGAGCATGGAGGATGAACCTACCCAGGCCTTCATGTTGACTCCACCCCAAGAACTTGGCCCTTCCCATTGCAGCTTCCAGACAACAG gTACCCTAGATGAACCATGGGAGGTCCTGGCTACACAGCCATTCTGTCTGAGAGAGTCTGAGGACTCTGAGACCCAGCCTTTTGACACCCACCTTGAGGCCTATGGACCTTGCCTGTCTCCACCTAGGGCAATACCAGGAGACCAACATCCAGAGAGCCCAGTTCACACAGAGCCAATGGGGATTCAAGGCAGAGGGAGGCAGACTGTGGATAAAGGCATGGGTATACCAAAAGAAACAGCAGAGAGGGTGGGCCCTGAGAGAGGGCCactggagagagaaactgagaaacTGCTACCGGAAAGACAGACAGATGTGACGGGAGAGGAAGAATTAACCAGGGGGATACAGGACAGAGAACAAAAACAGTTGTTAGCTAGAGACACCCAGAGACAAGAATCTGACAAAAATGGGGAAAGTGCAAGTCCTGAAAGAGATAGGGAGAGTTTGAAGGTAGAAATTGAGACATCCAAGGAAATACAAGAGAAACAAGTACAGAAGCAGACCCTTCCAAGCAAAGCATTTGAGAGAGAAGTAGAGAGACCAGTAGCAGACAGAGAGTGTGAGCCAGCTGAGTTAGAAGAGAAGGTGCCCAAAGTGATCCTGGAGAGAGACGCACAGAGAGGGGAGCCAAAGGGAGGGAGCCAGGACCAGAAAGGGCAGGCCTCCAGCCCAACACCAGagcctggggtgggggcgggggaccTTCCGGGACCTACCTCAGCCCCCGTACCTTCTGGGAGCCAGTCAGGTGGAAGGGGATCCCCAGTGAGCCCCAGGAGGCATCAGAAAG gCCTCCTGAATTGCAAGATGCCACCCACTGAGAAGGCTTCCAGGATCGGAGCTGCTGAGAAGGCTTCCAGG GGCGATCAGGAATCTCCAGATGCTTGTCTGCCTCCTACAGTGCCTGAagcctcagccccaccccaaaAGCCCCTTAACTCTCAGAGCCAGAAACATCTTGCACCTCAGCCCCTTCTTTCTCCCCTTTCACCTTCTATCGAGCCAACCATTCGTAAGACCGGGCAGGATAGGAGTCAGGAAGCTCCAGAGACTCCCTTGTCCTCAGAGCTGGAGCCTTTCCACCCAAAGCCTAAAATCATAACTCGGAAGTCCTCCAGGATGACACCCTTTCCAGCTACCTCTGCTGCCCCTGAGCCCCACCCTTCCACCTCCACAGCCCAGCCAGTCACCCCCAAGCCCACATCTCAGGCCACTAGGAGCAGGACAAATAGGTCCTCTGTCAAGACCCCTGAACCAGTTGTCCCCACAGTCCCTGAGCTCCAGCCTTCCACCTCCACAGACCAGCCTGTCACCTCTGAGCCCACATCTCAGGCTACTAGGGGAAGAAAAAATAGATCCTCTGTCAAGACCCCTGAAGCAGTTGTGCCCACAGCCCTTGAGCTCCACCCTTCCAACTCCACAGATCAACCTGTTACCCCCAAGCCCACATCTCAGGCCACTAGGAGCAGGACAAATAGGTCCTCTGTCAAGACCCCTGAAGCAGTTGTGCCCACAGCCCTTGAGCTCCACCCTTCCAACTCCACAGATCAACCTGTCACCCCCAAGCCCACATCTGAGGCCATTAGGAGCAGGACAAATAGGTCCTCTGTCAAGACCCCTGAACCAGTTGTCCCCACAGTCCCTGAGCTCCAGCCTTCCACCTCCACAGACCAGCCTGTCGCCTCTGAGCCCACATCTCAGGCTACTAGGGGAAGAAAAAATAGATCCTCTGTCAAGACCCCTGAAGCAGTTGTACCCACAGCCCTTGAGCTCCACCCTTCCAACTCCACAGATCAACCTGTCACCCCCAAGCCCACATCTCGGACCACTAGGAGCAGGACAAATATGTCCTCTGTCAAGACCCCTGAATCAACTGTCCCTATAGCCCCTGAGCTGCCACCTTCCACCTCCACAGAGCAGCCTGTCATCACTGAGCCCACATATCAGCCTACTAGGGGAAGAAAAAATAGGTCCTCTGTCAAGACCCCTGAAACAGTTGTGGCCACAGCCCCTAAGCTCCAGTCTTCCACCTCCACAGACCAGCCTATCACTCCTGAGCCCACATCTCAGGCCACCAGGGGTAGGACAAATAGGTCCTCTGTCAAGAGCCCTGAAACAGTTCTCCGCACAGCCCCTGAGCTCCAGCCTTCCACCTCCACACACCAGCCAGTCACTGCCAAGCACACATCTCAGGCCACCAGGGGCAGGACAAATAGGTCCTCCGTCAAGACCCCTGAACCAGTTGTCTCCACAGCCCCTGAGCTCCAGCCTTCCACCTCCACACACCAGCCTATTACCCCCGAGCCTACATCTCAGGCTACTAGGGGAAGAACAGATAGAACCTCTGTCAAGACTCCTAAAATAGTTGTGCCCACAGTCCCTGAGCTCCAGGCTTCCACCTCCACAGACCAGCCTGTCACCTCTGAGCCCACATCTCGGACCACTAGGGGAAGAAAAAATAGGTCTTCTGTCAAGACCCCTGAAACAGTTGTGTCCACAGCGCCTGAGCCCCGTCCTACCACCTCCACAGACCAGCCTGTCACCCCCAAGCCCACATCTCGGGCCACTAGGGGCAGGACAAATAGGTCATCTGTCAAGACCCCTGAATTAATTGTCCCTATAGCCCCTGAGTTTCACCCTTCCACCTCCAGAAGCCAGCTTGTCACCCCTGAGCCCACATCTCGGGCCACTAGGGGCAGGAAAAATAGGTCCTCTGTCAAGACCCCTGAACCAGCTGTCCCCACAGCCCCTGAGCTCCATCCTACCACCTCCACAGACCAGCCTGTCACCCCCAAGCCCACATCTAGGGCCACTAGGGGAAGGACAAATAGGTCCTCTGTCAAGACTCCTGAACCAGTTGAACCAGCAGCCTCTGATCTTGAGCCTTTTACCCCCACAGACCAGCCTGTCACCCCTGAGGTCATACCTCAGGGTAGTCAGAGCAAAACACTGAGGTCTTCCACAGTAAGTGCTATGCTAATTCCTACTACCCCTGAATTCCAATCTCCTGTCACCACAGACCAGCCCATTTCCCCTGAGCCTATTCCTCAAGCCAGTTGCATCAAGAGGCAGAGAGCCACTGGGAATCCTGGCTCCCTCACAGCTCCCATTGACCATAAGCCTTGCTCTGCACCCCTGGAACCTAAATCCCGGCCCTCAAGGAACCAAAGATGGGGAGCAGTGAGAGCAGATGAATCCCTTACAGCCATTCCTGAGCCTGCCTCTCCCCAGCTGCTTGATATACCAACTCATGCCTCCCAGATCCAAAAAGTGGAACCAGCAGGTAGATCTAGGTTCACCCCAGAGCTCCAGCCTAAGGCCTCTCAAAGCCGCAAGAGGTCTTTAGCTATCATGGATTCACCACCACATCAAAAACAGCCCCAAAGAGGGGAAGTCTCCCAGAAGACAGTGATTatcaaggaagaggaagaagatacTGCAGAGAAGCCAGGGAAGGAAGAG GATGTCATGACTCCaaaaccaggcaagagaaagagagaccaggCAGAGGAGGAGCCCAACAGAATACCGAACCGCAGCCTCCGACGGACCAAACTTAACCAAGAGTCAACAGCCCCCAAA GTGCTCTTCACAGGAGTGGTGGATGCTCAGGGAGAGCGGGCCGTGCTGGCACTGGGGGGAAGTCTGGCTGGTTCAGCGGCAGAGGCTTCCCACCTGGTCACTGATCGCATCCGCCGGACAGTCAAGTTCCTGTGTGCCCTGGGGCGGGGAATCCCCATTCTCTCCCTGGACTGGCTGCATCAG TCCCGCAAGGCCGGTTGCTTCTTACCCCCGGATGAATATGTGGTGACCGACCCTGAGCAAGAGAAGAACTTTGGCTTTAGCCTTCAAGACGCACTGAGTCGGGCTCGGGAGCGAAGGCTGCTGGAG GGCTATGAGATCTATGTGACCCCTGGAGTCCAGCCACCACCACCTCAGATGGGAGAGATCATTAGCTGCTGTGGAGGCACATACCTACCCAGCATGCCTCGGTCCTATAAG CCTCAGAGAGTTGTGATCACATGCCCTCAGGATTTCCCTCGTTGCTCTGTTCCACTGCGTGTTGGGCTGCCCCTCCTCTCACCTGAGTTCCTGCTGACTGGAGTGCTGAAGCAGGAAGCCAAGCCAGAGGCCTTTGTCCTTTCCCCTTTGGAGATGTCATCTACCTGA